In one Curtobacterium citreum genomic region, the following are encoded:
- the crtI gene encoding phytoene desaturase family protein, which produces MTPPRASGQKAVPTTPGRTVPARRVVVVGGGISGLASAALLAREGYAVTVLEQRDQLGGRAGSWERDGFRFDTGPSWYLMPEVFDHFFQLLGTSADAEMELIKLDPGYRVYSEGHDEPIDLLADREANIALFESIEPGAGDRMRKYLDSAADTYAMAVRRFLYTTFEDLTKLAAPDVLRRLPKLARLLLQPLSTFASKAVRDRRLWQVLGYPAVFLGTSPYAAPSMYHLMSHLDLADGVLYPKGGITEVIAAVERVARREGVTIATESPVEQILVEDGHVTGVVHRDATGARHTLPADLVVSASDLHHTELHLLGPEHRTYPEAHWRKRDPGPSAVLAYLGVDGPVPGLLHHTLVFTEDWQANFGAIFGKDRHVPDPASIYVCAPSLTDDSVAPEGTSNLFVLVPLPADLSIGKGGIDGAGDAEVERIADRAIDVIAERAGVPDLRDRIRVRRTIGPQDFADDYNAWSGSMLGPAHTLAQSAFFREKNVSGRVQGLYYAGASTTPGIGLPMCLISAEVLLKRIHGDTSTEPLPTPLPSPVGSSRTAG; this is translated from the coding sequence GTGACCCCGCCACGCGCCTCCGGTCAGAAGGCGGTCCCGACCACCCCGGGACGCACGGTGCCCGCCCGTCGTGTCGTCGTCGTCGGTGGTGGCATCAGCGGACTCGCGTCCGCCGCACTGCTCGCGCGGGAGGGCTACGCCGTCACGGTGCTCGAGCAGCGCGACCAGCTCGGTGGCCGCGCCGGTTCGTGGGAGCGCGACGGCTTCCGGTTCGACACCGGGCCGTCGTGGTACCTCATGCCCGAGGTGTTCGACCACTTCTTCCAGCTGCTCGGTACCTCCGCGGACGCCGAGATGGAGCTGATCAAGCTCGACCCGGGCTACCGCGTGTACTCCGAGGGGCACGACGAACCGATCGACCTGCTCGCCGACAGAGAGGCCAACATCGCGCTCTTCGAGTCGATCGAGCCCGGTGCCGGCGACCGCATGCGGAAGTACCTCGACTCGGCGGCCGACACGTACGCGATGGCCGTCCGCCGGTTCCTGTACACGACCTTCGAGGACCTCACGAAGCTCGCGGCGCCCGACGTGCTCCGTCGTCTGCCGAAGCTCGCGCGCCTGCTGCTCCAGCCGCTGTCGACCTTCGCGTCGAAGGCCGTCCGGGACCGCCGGCTGTGGCAGGTCCTCGGCTACCCGGCGGTGTTCCTCGGCACGAGCCCGTACGCGGCGCCGAGCATGTACCACCTGATGAGCCACCTCGACCTGGCCGACGGAGTGCTCTACCCGAAGGGCGGGATCACCGAGGTCATCGCCGCCGTCGAGCGCGTGGCCCGGCGCGAGGGCGTCACCATCGCCACCGAGTCGCCGGTCGAGCAGATCCTCGTCGAGGACGGCCATGTCACGGGTGTCGTCCACCGCGACGCGACCGGTGCCCGGCACACCCTGCCGGCCGACCTCGTCGTGAGCGCGTCGGACCTGCACCACACCGAGCTGCACCTGCTGGGCCCCGAGCACCGCACCTACCCCGAGGCGCACTGGCGGAAGCGCGATCCGGGTCCGAGCGCCGTGCTCGCGTACCTCGGCGTCGACGGCCCCGTCCCCGGGCTGCTGCACCACACCCTCGTGTTCACCGAGGACTGGCAGGCGAACTTCGGCGCGATCTTCGGCAAGGACCGGCACGTGCCGGACCCCGCGTCGATCTACGTGTGCGCGCCCTCGCTCACCGACGACTCCGTCGCGCCCGAGGGCACGAGCAACCTGTTCGTCCTCGTACCGCTGCCGGCCGACCTGTCCATCGGCAAGGGCGGCATCGACGGTGCCGGCGACGCCGAGGTCGAGCGGATCGCCGACCGGGCGATCGACGTCATCGCCGAGCGCGCCGGTGTCCCCGACCTGCGGGACCGGATCCGGGTGCGCCGGACGATCGGCCCGCAGGACTTCGCCGACGACTACAACGCCTGGAGCGGCTCGATGCTCGGGCCGGCGCACACGCTGGCGCAGAGCGCGTTCTTCCGCGAGAAGAACGTCTCGGGCAGGGTCCAGGGGCTCTACTACGCGGGCGCCTCGACGACCCCGGGCATCGGGTTGCCGATGTGCCTGATCAGCGCCGAGGTCCTGCTCAAGCGCATCCACGGCGACACGAGCACCGAACCGCTGCCGACCCCGCTGCCCTCGCCCGTGGGTTCGTCGCGGACCGCTGGCTGA
- a CDS encoding lycopene cyclase domain-containing protein yields the protein MPGLYLAGLLVSITGVAVLDARYRLFFWRAPWRAATVMAVGLVFFMVWDVAGVALGIFFIGPQDLLTGILLAPDVPLEELFFLVLLCWTTMDLVGFVRPVLERRASAAGRSRS from the coding sequence ATGCCGGGGCTGTACCTCGCCGGACTGCTCGTGTCGATCACCGGCGTCGCGGTGCTCGACGCCCGCTACCGCCTGTTCTTCTGGCGGGCACCGTGGCGGGCGGCGACCGTGATGGCCGTCGGCCTCGTGTTCTTCATGGTGTGGGACGTCGCCGGGGTCGCCCTCGGCATCTTCTTCATCGGTCCGCAGGACCTGCTGACGGGCATCCTGCTCGCACCGGACGTCCCGCTCGAGGAGCTCTTCTTCCTGGTGCTGCTCTGCTGGACGACGATGGACCTGGTCGGGTTCGTCCGACCCGTGCTCGAACGCCGGGCATCGGCCGCGGGACGGTCACGGTCGTGA
- a CDS encoding lycopene cyclase domain-containing protein, with translation MNATYALLALPFFAVVAVVAVVAGVVARRRGRGGAAARGSRRVAVATSVVAGIALLVMTIVFDNVIVGTGVVAYDASLISGLKIGVIPVEDLAYSIAAVVLLPSLWVLFDRSTPVPEETP, from the coding sequence GTGAACGCCACCTACGCGCTCCTCGCGCTGCCGTTCTTCGCCGTGGTCGCCGTCGTCGCGGTCGTGGCGGGGGTCGTCGCGCGGCGTCGGGGACGCGGCGGTGCCGCCGCTCGGGGTTCCCGCCGGGTCGCTGTCGCCACCTCGGTCGTCGCGGGCATCGCCCTGCTCGTCATGACGATCGTGTTCGACAACGTGATCGTCGGCACGGGCGTCGTCGCGTACGACGCATCGCTGATCAGCGGGCTGAAGATCGGTGTGATCCCGGTCGAGGACCTGGCGTACTCGATCGCGGCCGTCGTGCTGCTGCCCAGCCTGTGGGTCCTGTTCGACCGCTCCACCCCCGTACCGGAGGAGACCCCGTGA
- a CDS encoding prenyltransferase: MNATTASRPSTLRALFVSSRPISWVNTAYPFGAAYLLGSGVGVEGGGGFSLVAFLVGVVYFLVPYNLAMYGINDVFDYESDLRNPRKGGVEGALLDKSVHRTTLWAVVVTNVPFLVALVVLGALSGNGPWSWLVLAISVFAVIAYSAPGLRFKEKPFLDSLTSSTHFVSPAVYGLALAGPVWTGQLVAVCVAFFLWGVASHAFGAVQDVLADRAGGIGSVATVIGARATVRLAFVAYLVAGVALLFSDFPGPIAAIVVVPYALNVLPWWNVTDAGAESANAGWKRFLWINYLAGFIVTMALIAYAFTH; the protein is encoded by the coding sequence GTGAACGCCACCACTGCCTCCAGGCCGTCGACCCTGCGCGCGCTGTTCGTGTCGTCGCGGCCGATCAGCTGGGTGAACACCGCCTACCCGTTCGGGGCGGCCTACCTGCTCGGCAGCGGGGTCGGCGTCGAGGGCGGCGGCGGGTTCTCGCTCGTCGCGTTCCTCGTCGGCGTCGTGTACTTCCTCGTGCCCTACAACCTGGCGATGTACGGGATCAACGACGTCTTCGACTACGAGTCCGACCTGCGGAACCCGCGGAAGGGCGGCGTCGAGGGCGCCCTGCTCGACAAGAGCGTGCACCGCACGACGCTCTGGGCCGTGGTCGTGACGAACGTCCCGTTCCTCGTGGCGCTCGTCGTGCTCGGGGCGCTGTCCGGCAACGGCCCGTGGTCGTGGCTGGTGCTCGCCATCAGCGTGTTCGCGGTGATCGCGTACTCGGCGCCGGGACTGCGCTTCAAGGAGAAGCCGTTCCTCGACTCGCTCACGTCGTCGACGCACTTCGTGTCGCCGGCGGTCTACGGCCTGGCGCTCGCGGGGCCCGTGTGGACCGGGCAGCTCGTCGCGGTGTGCGTGGCGTTCTTCCTGTGGGGCGTGGCCTCGCACGCGTTCGGAGCGGTGCAGGACGTGCTCGCGGACCGGGCGGGCGGGATCGGCTCCGTGGCGACGGTGATCGGCGCGCGGGCGACTGTGCGCCTGGCGTTCGTGGCGTACCTCGTCGCGGGCGTCGCGCTGCTGTTCTCGGACTTCCCGGGGCCGATCGCGGCGATCGTCGTCGTGCCGTACGCGCTCAACGTCCTGCCGTGGTGGAACGTCACGGACGCCGGGGCCGAGTCGGCGAACGCGGGGTGGAAGCGGTTCCTCTGGATCAACTACCTCGCCGGTTTCATCGTCACGATGGCGCTCATCGCCTACGCGTTCACGCACTGA
- a CDS encoding Gfo/Idh/MocA family protein: MTVRIIHVGLGGWGGNWARTAIPQVTEVEVVGLVDPSAATLEAVRTDLGMPESSAFASLTEALAAVEADAVVITAPAVTHVPLALEALEAGKHVLVEKPFANSTDEALQAVRRAEELGLVLQVSQNYRWYPAPRVVQELLEADAVGELSAIDIDFRQWDNDEPVETYPHYRFPHPMINDMAIHHFDLLRMVTGREAVRVYARASYPSYSKYQDEAITSMVIELEGGLVVSYRGSWLSRAPRTAWAGEWSIQGEDGELWFTSRDGSPSEVAGDRVTLRKDQDAAAEPVELPSMQHADRQGGLQAFARSVEGGPAPETSGRDNLRSLAVMEAAGRSAVSGVPEDVVLPD, encoded by the coding sequence ATGACGGTCCGAATCATCCACGTCGGTCTCGGAGGGTGGGGCGGCAACTGGGCCCGCACCGCCATCCCGCAGGTCACCGAAGTGGAGGTGGTCGGGCTCGTCGACCCGAGTGCGGCCACGCTCGAGGCCGTCCGCACCGACCTCGGCATGCCGGAGAGCAGCGCGTTCGCGTCCCTCACCGAGGCCCTCGCCGCGGTCGAGGCCGACGCCGTCGTCATCACCGCCCCGGCCGTCACCCACGTGCCGCTCGCGCTCGAGGCGCTCGAGGCCGGTAAGCACGTGCTCGTCGAGAAGCCGTTCGCGAACTCCACGGACGAGGCGCTGCAGGCCGTCCGCCGGGCCGAGGAGCTCGGCCTCGTGCTGCAGGTCAGCCAGAACTACCGCTGGTACCCGGCGCCCCGCGTCGTGCAGGAGCTGCTCGAGGCGGACGCCGTCGGGGAGCTCTCGGCGATCGACATCGACTTCCGGCAGTGGGACAACGACGAGCCCGTCGAGACCTACCCGCACTACCGGTTCCCGCACCCGATGATCAACGACATGGCGATCCACCACTTCGACCTGCTCCGGATGGTCACCGGTCGCGAGGCCGTCCGGGTGTACGCCCGCGCCTCGTACCCGTCGTACAGCAAGTACCAGGACGAGGCGATCACCTCGATGGTCATCGAGCTCGAGGGCGGCCTCGTCGTGAGCTACCGCGGCAGCTGGCTGAGCCGGGCGCCGCGCACCGCCTGGGCCGGCGAGTGGAGCATCCAGGGCGAGGACGGCGAGCTCTGGTTCACGAGCCGCGACGGCTCGCCGAGCGAGGTCGCCGGTGACCGCGTCACGCTCCGGAAGGACCAGGACGCGGCGGCAGAACCCGTCGAGCTGCCCTCGATGCAGCACGCCGACCGGCAGGGCGGGCTGCAGGCCTTCGCCCGGTCGGTCGAGGGCGGTCCGGCTCCCGAGACGAGCGGCCGCGACAACCTACGGAGCCTCGCGGTCATGGAGGCGGCGGGGCGCTCGGCGGTCTCCGGCGTCCCCGAGGACGTCGTCCTCCCGGACTGA
- a CDS encoding YihY/virulence factor BrkB family protein, translated as MARKQHDLDDLQHKPAPDDPRKPDSPADLTKPSFTYTLKKTLREFSSDQCTDLAASLTYYTVLALFPGLLAIVSILGLVSNPKDTIETLLDVVRNVGGGQVADLLQSPIEGLVRSPAAPITFIVGVLGALWSASGFVGAFGRAMNRIYNVREGRPIWKLRPTMLGVTVFTVVLLVVGLLVLVSGPIARTFGDVVGLGDAAALVVSIVQWPILLAIMIVIVAVLYYWAPNIRQSKFKWVSGGALLAITIWIVASVGFGFYVGNFSNYNATYGSLGGVIVFLLWIWITNNALLFGAEFDAELERGRQLQAGIRAEEDIQLPERDTRQIEKQDEQHAKDVLEGIRIRESAGRTKD; from the coding sequence ATGGCGCGCAAGCAGCACGACCTGGACGACCTGCAGCACAAGCCCGCGCCGGACGACCCCCGGAAGCCGGACAGCCCGGCGGACCTCACGAAGCCGTCCTTCACCTACACGCTCAAGAAGACCCTCCGGGAGTTCTCGAGCGACCAGTGCACGGACCTCGCCGCGAGCCTGACCTACTACACGGTGCTCGCGCTCTTCCCGGGCCTGCTGGCCATCGTGTCGATCCTCGGCCTGGTGTCGAACCCGAAGGACACGATCGAGACCCTGCTCGACGTCGTGCGGAACGTCGGCGGCGGACAGGTCGCCGACCTGCTGCAGAGCCCGATCGAGGGGCTCGTCCGTTCGCCCGCGGCCCCGATCACGTTCATCGTCGGTGTGCTCGGCGCGCTCTGGTCGGCGTCCGGGTTCGTCGGGGCGTTCGGCCGCGCGATGAACCGGATCTACAACGTCCGCGAGGGCCGCCCGATCTGGAAGCTCCGCCCGACCATGCTCGGCGTCACGGTCTTCACCGTCGTGCTGCTCGTCGTCGGCCTGCTCGTGCTCGTCTCCGGGCCGATCGCGCGCACGTTCGGAGACGTCGTCGGCCTCGGTGACGCGGCCGCGCTCGTCGTCTCCATCGTGCAGTGGCCGATCCTGCTCGCGATCATGATCGTGATCGTCGCGGTCCTGTACTACTGGGCGCCGAACATCCGGCAGTCGAAGTTCAAGTGGGTCAGCGGCGGAGCCTTGCTCGCGATCACGATCTGGATCGTGGCGAGCGTCGGGTTCGGCTTCTACGTCGGCAACTTCTCGAACTACAACGCCACGTACGGATCCCTCGGAGGCGTGATCGTCTTCCTGCTGTGGATCTGGATCACGAACAACGCGCTGCTGTTCGGTGCGGAGTTCGACGCCGAGCTCGAGCGCGGCCGGCAGCTGCAGGCGGGCATCCGGGCGGAGGAGGACATCCAGCTCCCGGAGCGGGACACCCGGCAGATCGAGAAGCAGGACGAGCAGCACGCGAAGGACGTGCTCGAGGGCATCCGGATCCGGGAGAGCGCGGGACGCACCAAGGACTGA
- a CDS encoding SDR family oxidoreductase, translated as MTDTAPAATRPVALVTGATRGIGRAIALDLGRTHRVLVGGRTAAAVDALVAELPSAAPFVGDLGAGDLPPLPDRLDVLVHSAGVEQGTRIADTPRDVWESVFATNVFAVAELTRAALPALRAARGIVVPVNSGSGFVAGPGGGVYAASKFALRAFADALREEERANGVRVSSVHPGRTDSDMQRALTEKLGEDYDTAYYLAPEDVAAAVRTVVDLPERGTIESLAIRPTRRR; from the coding sequence ATGACCGACACCGCACCTGCCGCCACCCGTCCCGTCGCCCTCGTCACGGGCGCGACCCGGGGGATCGGCCGCGCGATCGCGCTCGACCTCGGGCGGACGCACCGCGTCCTCGTCGGTGGACGCACGGCCGCCGCGGTCGACGCCCTGGTCGCGGAGCTGCCGAGCGCGGCGCCGTTCGTCGGGGACCTCGGCGCCGGTGACCTACCCCCGCTGCCCGACCGGCTCGACGTGCTCGTGCACTCCGCCGGGGTCGAGCAGGGCACCCGGATCGCGGACACCCCGCGCGACGTGTGGGAGTCCGTGTTCGCCACGAACGTCTTCGCGGTCGCCGAGCTGACGCGGGCGGCGCTCCCGGCACTCCGGGCGGCGCGGGGCATCGTCGTGCCGGTGAACAGCGGCTCCGGGTTCGTCGCCGGACCGGGCGGGGGCGTGTACGCGGCGTCGAAGTTCGCCCTGCGTGCGTTCGCCGACGCCCTGCGTGAAGAGGAACGGGCGAACGGCGTCCGGGTGTCGAGCGTGCACCCCGGTCGCACGGACTCCGACATGCAGCGGGCGCTGACCGAGAAGCTCGGCGAGGACTACGACACCGCGTACTACCTCGCCCCGGAGGACGTCGCCGCCGCGGTCCGCACCGTGGTCGACCTGCCGGAGCGCGGGACGATCGAGTCGCTCGCGATCCGGCCGACCCGGCGGCGCTGA
- a CDS encoding ABC-F family ATP-binding cassette domain-containing protein, with translation MPATPSVVLHDVTFTWPDGTVALDHLSTAFGSGRTSLVGRNGAGKSTLVRLVTGQLHPTSGTVRTSGPVDLLPQRLATRPEDTVADLLGIRPALAALRAILDGDAAPEHFDAVGDDWDLEERAAAALDGIGLGAIGLAGIRTGAAVLDRPVATLSGGQAVLAAVAGIRLRGRPVAFLDEPTNNLDRRARGLLLDLVDDWRGTLVVVSHDRELLEHVDETVELRQGSATVYGGTYAQYEAHVAVQQAAVEREVRVAEQRHRAEQRQRIEAETKIARRARSGRKAAEGMPKIFANEMRKRGEQTAGKLRTGYAEDEAAALSAKHEAESRLRDDESLHVTLPVPDVPASRRIATVTVRGRQTIVQGPERVAVVGDNGVGKSTLLDQLVGVPDAREHPLPETSAVPHVDRVAYLPQRKDTLDDTASVLDNVRRDAPHVPVAEVRNRLARFLVRGDTVDRPAGALSGGERFRVALAALVLADPPPQVLVLDEPTNDLDLTSVDQLVDALRAYRGALVVVSHDETFLERLDLTTRIELR, from the coding sequence CCGTCGTCCTGCACGACGTCACCTTCACCTGGCCCGACGGCACCGTCGCGCTCGACCACCTGTCCACCGCCTTCGGGTCCGGCCGCACCAGCCTGGTCGGGAGGAACGGGGCCGGCAAGTCCACGCTGGTCCGGCTCGTCACGGGGCAGCTCCACCCCACGTCGGGCACCGTCCGCACGTCGGGTCCCGTGGACCTGCTGCCGCAGCGGCTCGCCACGCGCCCCGAGGACACGGTCGCGGACCTGCTCGGCATCCGCCCGGCGCTGGCGGCACTCCGCGCGATCCTCGACGGGGACGCGGCCCCGGAGCACTTCGACGCCGTCGGGGACGACTGGGACCTCGAGGAGCGGGCCGCCGCCGCCCTCGACGGGATCGGGCTGGGCGCGATCGGTCTGGCCGGGATCCGGACGGGTGCCGCCGTCCTGGACCGGCCGGTCGCGACGCTGTCCGGCGGGCAGGCCGTGCTGGCCGCGGTCGCCGGCATCCGACTGCGCGGCCGGCCGGTGGCGTTCCTCGACGAGCCGACGAACAACCTCGACCGCCGTGCCCGCGGCCTGCTGCTCGACCTGGTCGACGACTGGCGCGGGACCCTCGTGGTCGTCAGCCACGACCGCGAGCTCCTGGAGCACGTCGACGAGACCGTCGAGCTGCGGCAGGGCTCGGCGACCGTGTACGGCGGGACGTACGCGCAGTACGAGGCGCACGTCGCCGTGCAGCAGGCGGCGGTCGAGCGCGAGGTCCGGGTCGCCGAGCAGCGGCACCGCGCCGAACAGCGACAGCGCATCGAGGCCGAGACGAAGATCGCCCGCCGCGCCCGTTCGGGCCGGAAGGCCGCCGAGGGCATGCCGAAGATCTTCGCGAACGAGATGCGGAAGCGCGGCGAGCAGACCGCGGGGAAGCTCCGCACCGGGTACGCCGAGGACGAGGCCGCGGCCCTGTCGGCGAAGCACGAGGCCGAGTCCCGCCTGCGCGACGACGAGTCCCTGCACGTCACCCTGCCCGTCCCGGACGTCCCGGCGTCGCGGCGCATCGCGACCGTGACGGTGCGGGGCCGGCAGACGATCGTGCAGGGGCCCGAGCGGGTCGCCGTGGTCGGGGACAACGGGGTCGGCAAGAGCACGCTCCTCGACCAGCTCGTCGGGGTGCCGGACGCGCGGGAGCACCCGCTGCCGGAGACCTCGGCCGTCCCGCACGTCGACCGGGTGGCGTACCTGCCGCAGCGGAAGGACACGCTCGACGACACCGCGTCGGTGCTCGACAACGTCCGGCGGGACGCCCCGCACGTCCCGGTCGCCGAGGTCCGGAACCGCCTGGCTCGGTTCCTGGTCCGCGGCGACACCGTCGACCGCCCGGCGGGGGCCCTGTCCGGCGGGGAGCGCTTCCGGGTGGCCCTCGCCGCCCTCGTGCTGGCGGACCCGCCACCGCAGGTGCTCGTGCTCGACGAGCCGACGAACGACCTCGACCTGACGAGCGTCGACCAGCTCGTGGACGCCCTGCGGGCCTACCGAGGCGCCCTCGTGGTGGTGAGCCACGACGAGACGTTCCTGGAGCGGCTCGACCTGACGACGAGGATCGAGCTGCGGTAG